A genomic window from Clostridium aceticum includes:
- a CDS encoding CRISPR-associated protein — MTINQNSDFLFGFQATLTNPNGDPDQENKPRMDYETNTLLVSDARRKRDIRDFLKKKGQQIFVDTIADTKVTMDTMFQYIKDSYLEDEKKIKALFSKNEVLQEKWKHFFGETDDYKNTYLEKEKVSKSRKEEKDAIKQFNNLFITEIIKDALIDIRLFGSAMAVDGISKTFTGPVQLTWGYSLHPVELLKSNTIVTIMNDDSSTFGKKPKVYYSLVAHYGTINKYSGKQTGMTLKDRDIFRKSLVQGMMTNQTDSKQGQEPVFYLEIVYKPQFDGYLGDLRRFIETTWKKNKSIRSLEDVTVDFSPLTKTIEEIKDKGYIEKVIGWIHPYIPESRLLNFPEYEEVDLWAPIDMEE; from the coding sequence ATGACTATCAATCAGAACAGTGATTTTTTATTTGGTTTTCAAGCAACCCTTACGAATCCTAATGGAGATCCAGATCAAGAGAATAAGCCCAGAATGGATTACGAAACGAATACTCTTTTGGTAAGTGATGCCAGAAGAAAAAGGGATATAAGGGATTTTTTAAAAAAGAAGGGACAGCAAATATTTGTCGATACTATCGCCGATACAAAAGTAACTATGGATACTATGTTTCAGTATATAAAAGATAGCTACTTAGAGGATGAAAAAAAAATAAAAGCATTATTCTCTAAAAATGAAGTTTTACAAGAAAAGTGGAAGCATTTTTTTGGTGAAACAGATGATTATAAAAATACCTATCTTGAGAAAGAAAAAGTAAGTAAAAGTAGGAAGGAAGAAAAAGATGCCATTAAACAATTTAATAATCTGTTTATTACAGAAATTATTAAGGATGCTTTAATTGATATTCGGCTTTTTGGAAGTGCCATGGCGGTAGATGGCATCAGTAAAACCTTTACAGGCCCCGTACAGTTGACCTGGGGATATTCACTACATCCCGTCGAATTATTGAAATCCAATACTATTGTTACTATTATGAATGATGATAGTTCTACGTTTGGTAAAAAGCCAAAGGTTTATTATAGCTTAGTAGCTCATTATGGAACTATCAATAAATATAGTGGAAAACAAACGGGTATGACACTGAAGGATCGAGATATTTTTAGAAAAAGCTTGGTACAGGGAATGATGACGAATCAAACCGATAGTAAACAGGGGCAAGAACCAGTCTTCTATTTAGAAATTGTGTACAAGCCTCAATTTGATGGATACCTAGGGGATTTGAGAAGATTTATTGAAACTACATGGAAGAAGAATAAATCGATAAGAAGTCTTGAGGATGTTACGGTGGATTTCTCTCCTTTGACCAAAACCATCGAAGAAATTAAGGATAAAGGCTATATCGAAAAGGTTATTGGTTGGATTCATCCCTATATACCAGAAAGTAGACTGCTTAATTTTCCAGAATACGAAGAGGTAGATTTGTGGGCACCGATTGATATGGAGGAATAG
- the cas5 gene encoding CRISPR-associated protein Cas5: MKIVSFKLKGKMAHFRKVYSNSSALSYFIPPRTTVVGIIAGLLGYERDTYYDVFNREECKIAVGINQPVKKTMQTLNYLMIKKQTDFNGSMEHHSQTPTELVIPQNIRTGFLEYQIWVSHHQKEILDQLEQRVGDHLTYQSSGISLALGSAFSLGWLEYAGTHEGIQKSDQEPIHVGTAIPLKQVADLVVEEMKEGYKIIKEEVPLEFNDERQITQDGLGQMVVSLSSSPIRARAKEYIQLKDQTNIIWME; encoded by the coding sequence ATGAAAATCGTTTCCTTTAAATTAAAAGGCAAGATGGCTCATTTCAGGAAAGTTTATTCTAATTCCTCTGCCCTCTCTTATTTTATTCCACCACGTACTACAGTAGTAGGTATAATAGCAGGATTACTGGGGTATGAGCGAGACACCTATTATGATGTCTTCAACCGAGAGGAATGTAAGATTGCTGTAGGAATTAATCAGCCCGTTAAAAAAACAATGCAAACGCTTAATTACTTAATGATAAAAAAACAGACAGACTTTAATGGATCTATGGAACATCATAGCCAAACTCCTACGGAGTTGGTGATTCCTCAAAATATTCGAACAGGATTCTTAGAGTACCAGATATGGGTAAGTCATCATCAAAAAGAAATTTTAGATCAATTGGAGCAGCGGGTAGGAGATCATTTAACCTATCAATCTTCTGGAATCAGTTTAGCATTAGGATCGGCATTTAGCTTAGGCTGGCTTGAATATGCGGGAACTCATGAGGGAATACAAAAAAGCGATCAGGAGCCTATTCATGTAGGCACTGCCATCCCCCTTAAGCAGGTAGCGGATCTGGTTGTGGAGGAAATGAAGGAGGGATATAAAATAATAAAAGAAGAAGTTCCATTAGAGTTTAATGATGAAAGACAAATAACCCAGGACGGTTTAGGGCAAATGGTGGTCAGTCTTTCAAGTAGTCCTATTCGTGCCAGAGCGAAAGAATATATTCAGTTGAAGGATCAAACCAATATTATATGGATGGAATAG
- a CDS encoding CRISPR-associated helicase/endonuclease Cas3: MEYLAHYERKTGHKQLLKEHLINVGTVCRNRVSPMVSFENITNDTVKEVAYTVGVFHDIGKYTTFFQDHLKYAKASSYSQHAHISAIYIYIALQNRIQKVSDEEKQVILLIAYLCARFHHNALTVDIEIVDKSKNKKMWKMLQIQWDNLLKNKSQIAVDLWELGEGEIEENIEKLKEAEKIIKHNALFETAWELSSGNMKDPKWFFILIYVFSLLIDSDKMDSAEVKMEETKTISPIQVENYLSTKEKAYDLADKREKARKTILNSMNNLTEEELREVRFFTLTAPTGIGKTLASLQAALTLQEKISKIEHHTSRLIAVIPFVNIIEQNKSEYANVLGTYGRLIVHHRLNDFSQLKPRGKNLPVDKKLMEVESWEGDLVLTTFVQLFQSIFTGKNRLLKKIHKLAGSIVILDEAQAIPEAYMPVVGALLIKLSEYLGTRFILMTATQPRILDFGKLLIKDANIKEIKLLPDYESYFSQLTRTKLIPILDKELNQDEFIKLFFQKWQQNQSVLIVVNTIKRSIGIFNEIKKQLIAKEIDVPIYYLSTNIVPLQRGIVIKEVREALKNRPVILVSTQTIEAGVDLDFHMAFRDFAPLDSIIQTAGRVNREGKKGEYSPVYIVKVEKDSSHVYDLMLRSDTLEMMLQQEEIYEGNYGVLAEKYYDNALERGASDTSSKLWKEGILQLDFNALEEFKLIDTEAAEDVFVELNEEATRTADLYEKVFKREVVTMEDLKNVFGKKESLEEFIHELDNYRRKTLLKLISTKISNYIIQVRINQLKKNRPIEFSARGDAYSEMYWIPKTQLKDYYDEETGFKAENLEAYLY, encoded by the coding sequence ATGGAGTATTTAGCTCATTATGAGAGAAAAACAGGACATAAACAGTTATTAAAAGAGCATCTTATAAATGTTGGAACTGTTTGTAGAAACCGTGTTTCCCCTATGGTTTCCTTTGAGAATATTACCAATGATACTGTAAAGGAAGTTGCCTATACAGTAGGTGTATTCCATGATATTGGAAAATATACGACATTTTTTCAAGATCATCTTAAATATGCTAAAGCATCATCCTACAGCCAACATGCCCATATCTCTGCTATATATATTTATATAGCTTTACAAAATAGAATTCAGAAGGTGTCAGATGAGGAAAAGCAAGTTATATTGTTAATTGCCTATCTATGTGCCAGATTTCATCACAATGCCCTAACAGTTGATATTGAAATTGTAGACAAATCCAAAAATAAGAAAATGTGGAAAATGCTACAGATACAATGGGATAACCTATTAAAAAATAAATCTCAAATTGCTGTAGATTTATGGGAGTTAGGAGAAGGCGAAATAGAGGAAAACATCGAAAAATTAAAAGAAGCAGAAAAAATAATAAAACATAATGCTCTATTTGAGACTGCATGGGAGTTGAGTAGTGGAAATATGAAGGATCCAAAATGGTTCTTTATACTAATTTATGTTTTTTCCCTGCTGATTGATTCTGATAAAATGGATTCAGCTGAGGTCAAAATGGAAGAAACAAAGACAATTTCCCCCATACAGGTGGAAAACTACTTAAGTACCAAAGAAAAAGCCTATGACTTGGCTGATAAAAGAGAGAAAGCTAGAAAGACCATTTTAAATTCCATGAACAATTTAACAGAAGAAGAACTAAGAGAAGTCCGATTTTTTACGCTGACCGCTCCAACTGGTATTGGAAAAACCTTAGCTTCCTTACAGGCAGCTTTGACCCTTCAAGAAAAGATCTCGAAAATAGAACATCACACATCTAGACTTATTGCAGTTATTCCCTTTGTTAACATTATAGAACAAAATAAATCAGAATATGCAAATGTTCTTGGTACCTATGGAAGACTTATAGTACATCATCGATTAAACGATTTTTCACAATTAAAGCCTAGGGGAAAAAATCTTCCTGTAGACAAAAAGTTAATGGAAGTGGAGTCTTGGGAAGGGGATCTTGTACTTACTACCTTTGTACAGCTATTTCAGTCTATCTTTACTGGAAAAAACCGATTGCTTAAAAAGATACATAAACTTGCAGGGAGTATAGTGATCTTAGATGAAGCTCAGGCTATTCCTGAAGCATATATGCCTGTTGTGGGGGCACTTTTAATAAAGTTGAGTGAATATTTAGGAACCAGGTTTATTCTGATGACAGCTACGCAACCAAGAATTCTAGACTTTGGCAAACTATTAATTAAGGATGCAAACATAAAGGAGATTAAACTTCTTCCTGATTATGAAAGCTATTTTAGCCAATTAACTCGTACGAAGCTTATTCCCATCTTGGACAAAGAACTAAATCAGGATGAATTTATAAAACTATTTTTTCAAAAATGGCAGCAAAATCAATCGGTATTGATCGTTGTCAATACGATTAAAAGAAGCATTGGGATATTTAACGAAATCAAGAAGCAACTAATAGCTAAGGAAATAGACGTTCCTATTTACTATCTTTCTACTAATATTGTTCCTCTTCAAAGAGGAATAGTTATAAAGGAAGTTAGGGAGGCGTTAAAGAATCGCCCAGTTATTTTGGTTTCTACTCAAACCATTGAAGCGGGAGTTGACTTAGATTTTCATATGGCTTTTCGTGATTTTGCACCATTAGATTCAATTATACAGACAGCAGGCAGAGTCAATCGAGAAGGAAAAAAAGGTGAATATAGTCCCGTCTATATTGTAAAAGTCGAAAAGGATAGTAGTCATGTGTATGACTTAATGCTTCGAAGTGATACCTTGGAAATGATGTTGCAGCAAGAAGAAATTTATGAAGGAAATTATGGAGTACTTGCGGAAAAATATTATGATAATGCACTAGAACGAGGAGCTTCGGATACTTCTTCTAAACTGTGGAAAGAAGGAATTTTACAGCTTGATTTTAACGCATTAGAAGAATTCAAATTAATCGATACAGAAGCTGCAGAAGATGTGTTTGTGGAATTGAATGAAGAGGCCACTAGAACAGCAGATCTTTATGAGAAGGTTTTTAAGAGAGAAGTGGTCACCATGGAAGATTTGAAAAATGTTTTTGGGAAAAAAGAAAGCCTAGAAGAATTCATACATGAGTTAGATAATTATAGAAGGAAAACCTTGCTAAAACTAATATCTACAAAAATAAGTAATTATATCATTCAGGTAAGAATTAATCAATTAAAGAAAAATAGACCTATTGAATTTAGTGCCAGAGGTGACGCATATTCAGAAATGTACTGGATTCCTAAGACACAGTTGAAAGATTATTATGATGAAGAAACTGGATTTAAGGCCGAAAATCTAGAGGCTTATTTATATTAA
- the cas1b gene encoding type I-B CRISPR-associated endonuclease Cas1b, translating into MKKKRYIFSDGEFRRKDNTIYFETEEGKTYIPIEDLNDIYIFGEVTFNKKFIDFISQKEVCLHFFNYHGYYSGTYYPREHLNSGYMILNQARFYLEEDKRLFLAKGFVDGSHKNILKVLVYYKNRGKDLGGIIESIENLGTKIKDMNNVAKLMAIEGNIREAYYEAFDIILENEDFVFEGRSRRPPKNELNALISFGNSLLYILVLSEIYKTHLDPRIGYLHTTNFRRFTLNLDIAEIFKPIIIDRIMFTLIGKKMLTKKDFEKDMGGILLKEKGRKIFVQSFNERLASTIAHRELGRNVSYQRLVRMEAYKLQKHFMEEEEYTPYISRW; encoded by the coding sequence ATGAAAAAGAAAAGATATATATTCAGTGACGGTGAGTTTCGACGCAAGGATAACACCATTTATTTTGAAACAGAGGAAGGAAAAACCTATATTCCTATTGAAGATTTAAATGATATATATATTTTTGGTGAGGTAACTTTTAATAAGAAGTTTATTGATTTTATTTCTCAAAAAGAGGTCTGTTTACATTTTTTCAACTATCATGGATACTATTCGGGCACTTATTATCCTAGGGAGCATTTAAACTCTGGTTATATGATATTGAATCAGGCTCGATTTTACTTAGAAGAAGATAAAAGGCTTTTCCTTGCGAAGGGCTTCGTAGATGGAAGCCACAAGAATATACTGAAGGTACTTGTCTACTATAAGAATAGGGGGAAGGATTTAGGTGGAATTATTGAAAGTATAGAAAACTTGGGTACGAAGATAAAAGATATGAATAATGTAGCTAAATTAATGGCCATTGAGGGAAATATTAGAGAAGCTTATTATGAAGCTTTTGATATTATTCTTGAAAACGAAGACTTTGTATTCGAAGGACGAAGCAGAAGACCACCTAAAAATGAGTTAAATGCATTAATCAGCTTTGGTAATTCTTTGTTATATATTTTGGTCTTAAGTGAAATTTACAAAACTCATCTAGATCCTCGTATTGGATATTTACATACTACAAACTTTAGAAGATTCACATTAAACCTAGACATAGCAGAAATTTTTAAGCCTATTATCATTGATAGAATTATGTTTACTTTAATTGGGAAAAAGATGCTAACAAAAAAAGATTTTGAAAAGGATATGGGAGGGATTTTGTTAAAGGAAAAAGGCAGGAAAATCTTTGTTCAAAGCTTTAATGAAAGATTAGCATCTACTATTGCACATAGAGAACTTGGAAGAAATGTATCTTATCAAAGATTGGTTCGAATGGAAGCATATAAGTTGCAAAAACATTTTATGGAGGAAGAAGAATATACTCCATACATTTCAAGGTGGTAA
- the cas2 gene encoding CRISPR-associated endonuclease Cas2, which produces MFVILVYDINIKRVGKVLKTSRKYLNWVQNSVLEGDITEANFVKLKHELLSKINKEEDSILFYIFRSKTYSKREEYGLKKGGEDIFL; this is translated from the coding sequence ATGTTTGTGATATTAGTCTATGATATAAACATAAAACGTGTTGGAAAAGTACTGAAAACATCCAGAAAATATTTAAATTGGGTACAAAACTCTGTACTAGAAGGAGATATTACAGAAGCAAACTTTGTCAAACTCAAGCATGAGCTGTTAAGTAAAATAAATAAAGAGGAGGATTCCATACTTTTTTATATATTTAGGTCTAAAACCTATTCTAAAAGAGAAGAATATGGACTTAAGAAAGGAGGGGAAGATATTTTTTTGTAA